Proteins encoded by one window of Papio anubis isolate 15944 chromosome 7, Panubis1.0, whole genome shotgun sequence:
- the ISCA2 gene encoding iron-sulfur cluster assembly 2 homolog, mitochondrial, protein MAAARGLSLTAATQRAVTPWPRGRLLAASLGLQARREASSSSPEAGEGQIRLTDSCVQRLLEITEGSEFLRLQVEGGGCSGFQYKFSLDTVINPDDRVFEQGGARVVVDSDSLAFVKGAQVDFSQELIRSSFQVLNNPQAQQGCSCGSSFSIKL, encoded by the exons ATGGCTGCCGCCCGGGGGTTGTCCCTAACGGCCGCGACGCAGAGAGCGGTCACTCCCTGGCCGAGGGGCAG GCTCCTCGCGGCCTCCCTGGGACTCCAGGCGCGTCGGGAAGCGTCGTCCTCCAGCCCCGAGGCCGGCGAAGGGCAGATCCGCCTCACGGACAGCTGCGTCCAG AGGCTTCTGGAAATCACCGAGGGGTCAGAGTTCCTCAGGCTGCAGGTAGAGGGAGGTGGATGCTCCGGATTCCAATACAAATTTTCACTGGATACAGTTATCAACCCGGACGACAG GGTATTTGAACAGGGTGGGGCAAGAGTGGTGGTTGACTCTGATAGCTTGGCCTTCGTGAAAGGGGCCCAGGTGGACTTCAGCCAAGAACTGATCCGAAGCTCATTTCAAGTGTTGAACAATCCTCAAGCACAGCAAGGCTGCTCCTGTGGGTCTTCCTTCTCTATCAAACTTTGA